A section of the Ruania halotolerans genome encodes:
- a CDS encoding phosphotransferase family protein translates to MNTEGSEGPEVRRRLTWTQLPDGVRHLITERTGAVRSATSQEGGYSPGMASVLETASGRVFVKVASANQNARSAELHRKEAAVSEVLRDVGEELPAPAFRWSVEVESGGDTWVVLAFDAADGPGPRIPWQAEELGEALELVGAVGRLRAPDHPEIGPVRELIFGEWHTVAADGEVRRRVLALDESGWLGARLDDLAALADQWPEAVDGTALVHHDLRADNMVRSGGRLLAVDWPYASRGAPWLDLLGMMPSMALEGGGDPEEVFTAHPVGAAADQDAVTVAIAALTGMFLERSVQAPPPGIPHVRSFQRDQGLVGVRWLRSRLG, encoded by the coding sequence GTGAACACCGAGGGCTCTGAGGGTCCTGAGGTTCGCCGGAGGCTCACCTGGACCCAGCTGCCCGACGGCGTCCGGCACCTGATTACCGAACGCACCGGGGCGGTGCGCTCAGCCACAAGTCAGGAGGGCGGGTACAGCCCCGGGATGGCGTCGGTGCTGGAGACCGCGTCCGGTCGGGTCTTCGTGAAGGTCGCCTCCGCGAACCAGAATGCGCGTAGCGCAGAGCTGCACCGGAAGGAAGCCGCGGTCTCCGAGGTGCTGCGTGACGTGGGCGAGGAGCTGCCGGCGCCAGCGTTCCGGTGGTCGGTCGAGGTTGAGAGCGGTGGGGACACCTGGGTGGTGCTTGCTTTCGACGCCGCCGATGGGCCCGGTCCGCGTATCCCCTGGCAGGCGGAGGAACTCGGCGAGGCACTCGAACTGGTGGGTGCCGTCGGACGGCTCCGGGCGCCCGACCACCCGGAGATCGGACCGGTGCGGGAGCTGATCTTCGGTGAGTGGCACACGGTCGCCGCGGACGGGGAGGTGCGCCGCCGGGTGCTTGCCCTGGACGAGAGTGGGTGGCTCGGTGCCCGGCTGGACGATCTGGCGGCGCTCGCGGATCAGTGGCCGGAGGCAGTGGATGGCACGGCGCTCGTGCATCACGATCTCCGCGCGGACAATATGGTGCGTTCAGGTGGCCGGCTGCTCGCTGTGGACTGGCCGTACGCCTCGCGAGGTGCGCCGTGGTTGGACCTGTTGGGGATGATGCCGAGTATGGCCCTGGAGGGCGGCGGCGATCCGGAAGAGGTGTTCACGGCCCATCCGGTCGGGGCGGCAGCAGATCAGGACGCGGTGACTGTGGCCATCGCGGCGCTGACGGGGATGTTCCTGGAGCGGTCGGTGCAGGCCCCACCTCCCGGGATCCCGCACGTGCGATCGTTCCAGCGGGACCAGGGTCTCGTCGGAGTGCGATGGCTCCGGAGCCGGCTGGGTTAG
- a CDS encoding cysteine desulfurase family protein has product MTTYLDHAATTPVRPVAAAAFAEALEQVGNPSSLHAAGRTARRLVEEARESIAADLGAHPTEVIVTAGGTEADNLAIQGIWRARAGGGRRGLVISAVEHPAVLEPAQWLAAHEGADLIEVGVDSAGRLDLDDLERSVTARTAVVSVMWANNEVGTIQPIERVVEAAVRAGAPVHSDAVQAVGQVPVDFAASGLDALTASGHKLGAPIGIGVLLVRRELGVTPVLHGGGQERAVRSGTVPVPGIRAFAAALHEAVAAGEAEAVRLRHLQEQVIDGVLGQIPDVHLRGTPAGPGRLPGNAHFSVPGADADALLFALDAAGVCASSGSACQAGVQQPSHVLAAMGDDDGAARSGLRLTLGWTSSEEDVQTVLAALPAAVQQARAAFRPRKARRQPQEDVKVGS; this is encoded by the coding sequence GTGACCACCTACCTCGATCATGCGGCGACGACTCCGGTTCGTCCGGTCGCTGCTGCCGCCTTCGCGGAGGCGCTCGAGCAGGTGGGGAACCCCTCGTCGCTGCATGCGGCCGGGCGGACGGCGCGTCGCCTGGTGGAGGAAGCTCGGGAGTCGATCGCGGCGGACCTTGGTGCTCATCCCACTGAGGTGATCGTGACCGCCGGTGGTACGGAGGCGGACAATCTGGCGATCCAGGGGATCTGGCGCGCGCGCGCCGGTGGTGGGCGGCGTGGCCTGGTGATCTCCGCCGTCGAGCATCCTGCTGTGCTGGAACCAGCGCAGTGGCTCGCCGCGCACGAAGGGGCTGACCTCATCGAGGTGGGTGTGGATTCGGCCGGACGACTCGATCTGGACGACCTGGAGCGTTCTGTCACGGCACGTACTGCGGTGGTCTCGGTGATGTGGGCGAACAATGAGGTCGGCACGATTCAACCGATCGAGAGGGTGGTCGAGGCTGCGGTGCGGGCCGGGGCGCCGGTGCACAGCGATGCTGTGCAGGCGGTCGGGCAGGTGCCGGTGGACTTCGCGGCCTCGGGGCTGGATGCGCTGACCGCGTCCGGGCACAAGTTGGGCGCACCCATCGGGATCGGCGTATTGCTGGTGCGCCGGGAGCTGGGTGTGACGCCGGTGCTGCACGGTGGTGGCCAGGAACGTGCGGTGCGGTCGGGCACCGTGCCAGTACCGGGGATTCGGGCGTTCGCTGCGGCGCTGCATGAGGCTGTGGCGGCGGGGGAGGCGGAGGCCGTGCGGCTGCGTCACCTACAGGAGCAAGTCATCGACGGTGTGCTCGGGCAAATCCCGGATGTGCACCTGCGTGGAACGCCGGCGGGGCCCGGACGGTTGCCCGGCAACGCCCATTTCAGCGTTCCAGGTGCCGATGCGGATGCGTTGTTGTTCGCCCTGGATGCCGCCGGCGTGTGTGCCTCGTCCGGTTCGGCGTGCCAGGCTGGGGTGCAGCAGCCTTCGCACGTACTGGCCGCGATGGGAGATGACGACGGCGCAGCACGTTCCGGTCTGCGCCTCACCCTGGGATGGACCTCGAGCGAGGAAGACGTGCAGACGGTGCTCGCGGCGCTGCCGGCGGCTGTGCAGCAGGCTCGCGCGGCGTTCCGGCCTCGGAAGGCGCGGCGGCAGCCGCAAGAAGATGTGAAGGTAGGTTCGTGA
- a CDS encoding multidrug effflux MFS transporter yields the protein MGLLFTIVLAGLAMIGPFTIDTVFPAFEQMGRQFTSDTAAMQQVTSLYLLSFAVMSIFHGPISDAVGRKPVMIAGLLGFTVASIACALAPGLPVLLAGRLLQGAFAGAATIVSRVVIRDMFSGSAAQRLMSNVMMIFSIAPAIAPVVGGWLLSIGPWQSIFWSIAGYGVVMAVLVGVVLPETLPTAERRPLNAPSVVRAVLRVGSRGSVIRLTLVTACTFGAQFTYIAAAPIIVVDLLGLGERDFWVLFVPLIGGIMVGAWISGRTADRVPRRRLIDVAMTCALVAIAVNVLIVAWQPALPWVMLAPPLAATAVGTIFPVLNLEILDQAPDDRGAAASLGAFGTLFANAALAGLLIPLVSDSLLHLALTSLAYAVVAMALWLWHRSRPVVMEAATT from the coding sequence GTGGGTCTGCTCTTCACGATCGTGCTCGCCGGACTCGCGATGATCGGGCCGTTCACGATCGACACGGTCTTCCCGGCCTTCGAGCAGATGGGCAGGCAGTTCACCTCGGACACGGCTGCGATGCAGCAGGTGACCAGCCTGTACCTGCTCTCCTTCGCCGTCATGAGCATCTTCCACGGTCCGATCTCGGACGCCGTAGGGCGCAAACCGGTGATGATCGCCGGTCTGCTCGGCTTCACGGTGGCCTCCATCGCATGCGCCCTCGCCCCCGGTCTGCCGGTGCTGCTCGCCGGCCGGTTGCTGCAGGGCGCATTCGCCGGAGCCGCCACGATCGTCAGCCGGGTGGTGATCCGGGACATGTTCTCGGGGTCCGCGGCGCAACGCCTGATGTCGAACGTGATGATGATCTTCTCGATCGCACCCGCGATCGCACCGGTCGTGGGTGGCTGGTTGCTCAGCATCGGGCCGTGGCAGAGCATCTTCTGGTCCATCGCCGGGTACGGGGTGGTCATGGCCGTGCTGGTCGGTGTGGTGCTGCCTGAAACCCTTCCGACGGCGGAGCGTCGCCCGTTGAATGCGCCTTCCGTCGTGCGTGCGGTTCTTCGGGTGGGCAGCCGTGGATCGGTGATCCGGTTAACGTTGGTGACTGCGTGCACGTTCGGGGCGCAGTTCACCTACATCGCTGCCGCGCCGATCATTGTGGTGGATCTGCTCGGGCTGGGTGAGCGGGATTTCTGGGTGCTGTTCGTTCCGCTCATCGGCGGCATCATGGTGGGAGCGTGGATCTCCGGCCGGACGGCCGACCGCGTGCCGCGGCGCCGGCTGATCGACGTGGCCATGACATGTGCCCTGGTGGCGATCGCGGTGAACGTGCTAATCGTGGCGTGGCAGCCCGCGCTGCCGTGGGTGATGCTCGCTCCCCCGCTGGCCGCGACGGCTGTGGGCACGATCTTCCCGGTGCTGAATCTTGAGATCCTCGACCAGGCTCCCGACGACCGCGGCGCTGCGGCATCGCTCGGCGCCTTCGGCACCCTGTTCGCCAACGCTGCTCTCGCGGGGCTGCTCATTCCGCTGGTGTCGGATTCCCTGCTGCATCTGGCGCTGACCAGTCTCGCCTACGCAGTGGTCGCGATGGCGCTGTGGCTGTGGCATCGGTCGAGGCCGGTGGTGATGGAGGCGGCAACGACGTAG
- a CDS encoding metallophosphoesterase family protein has product MVSSWQRVALISDIHGNLTALEAVLADVDSRGISTIFNLGDVAGKGPRGSAVVQISRERCAVTVRGNWDDFLPASESPDTPEDTAWWHAELTEADRAWLRALPLAHHLRLSGRTIRLVHASATSVYTRVHARHTREQFDAMFATTALTGPGPTPDVVAYGDIHDAYLTVNERRTLLNVGSVGNSLDEPTASYVILEGVPDGGPSDPFGVQFVRVPYDVEMEIAAAERLGMPQLEAYAIELRTAIYRGLHEAHGLR; this is encoded by the coding sequence GTGGTCTCCTCATGGCAGCGCGTCGCCCTGATCTCCGATATCCACGGCAATCTCACCGCACTCGAGGCCGTGCTTGCCGACGTCGACAGTCGCGGAATCTCGACGATCTTCAACCTCGGAGATGTGGCCGGTAAGGGGCCGCGCGGATCGGCAGTGGTGCAGATCAGCCGGGAGCGTTGTGCGGTCACCGTGCGCGGCAACTGGGACGACTTCCTTCCTGCATCCGAGAGCCCGGACACTCCGGAGGACACCGCGTGGTGGCACGCTGAACTCACCGAGGCCGACCGGGCCTGGTTGCGCGCCCTGCCCCTAGCGCACCACCTTCGGCTCAGCGGCCGGACGATCCGCCTCGTCCACGCCTCCGCCACGAGCGTCTACACGCGGGTGCACGCCCGGCACACGCGCGAACAGTTCGATGCGATGTTCGCCACGACCGCACTCACCGGGCCCGGCCCGACACCGGACGTAGTGGCCTACGGGGACATTCACGACGCCTATCTCACGGTCAACGAGAGGCGCACTCTGCTGAATGTGGGCAGCGTCGGCAACTCGCTCGATGAACCCACGGCGAGCTATGTGATCCTCGAAGGAGTGCCCGACGGCGGCCCTTCCGATCCGTTCGGCGTCCAGTTCGTGCGTGTTCCCTATGACGTCGAGATGGAGATCGCCGCTGCCGAGCGGCTCGGGATGCCGCAGTTGGAGGCGTACGCGATCGAGTTGCGCACGGCGATCTACCGGGGCCTGCATGAGGCACACGGACTGCGCTGA
- the mnmA gene encoding tRNA 2-thiouridine(34) synthase MnmA, producing MRVLAALSGGVDSAVAAARAVDAGHDVVGVHMALSRSRAQHRNGSRGCCSIEDASDARRAADVLGIPYYVWDLSEEFEDTVVADFLDEYAAGRTPNPCVRCNQHIKFDALLDRGLALGFDAVATGHYARIVDVPDGGGVRRELHRAMDPAKDQSYVLAVMGADRVARSMFPLGDVASKDQVRAEAAERGLSVSAKPDSYDICFVADGDTQGFLRERLGAAPGDVVDADGEVVGEHDGAYAYTVGQRRGLGLNRPAADGKPRYVLEVDPAANRVVVGPSELLSVTEISAGQVTWLAEDVPAQDWTDVSVQVRAHGDPVAARVLICEGELFTELGSPLRGIAPGQSLVVYQGTRVLGQGNIVKAGRGAALSRV from the coding sequence ATGCGGGTTCTGGCAGCACTCTCTGGTGGGGTGGATTCGGCGGTAGCAGCGGCACGAGCTGTCGATGCCGGGCATGACGTAGTGGGCGTGCACATGGCGTTGTCCCGCTCACGGGCGCAGCACCGCAACGGTTCGCGCGGCTGCTGCTCGATCGAGGATGCCTCGGATGCCCGCCGGGCCGCGGACGTGCTGGGAATCCCGTACTACGTGTGGGACCTCTCGGAGGAGTTCGAGGACACCGTGGTGGCGGACTTCCTGGACGAGTATGCGGCCGGGCGTACACCGAACCCCTGTGTGCGTTGCAACCAGCACATCAAGTTCGATGCGTTGCTGGATCGAGGGTTGGCGCTGGGCTTCGATGCGGTGGCCACGGGTCATTACGCGCGAATCGTGGACGTTCCGGATGGCGGGGGAGTGCGGCGGGAGTTGCACCGTGCCATGGACCCGGCCAAGGATCAGTCCTACGTGCTCGCCGTGATGGGTGCGGACCGCGTAGCGCGGTCGATGTTCCCGCTGGGAGATGTGGCGAGTAAGGATCAGGTGCGAGCAGAGGCAGCCGAGCGGGGGCTGAGCGTCTCGGCGAAGCCGGACTCCTACGACATCTGCTTCGTCGCCGACGGCGACACCCAGGGATTTTTGCGGGAGAGGCTGGGGGCGGCTCCCGGTGACGTGGTCGACGCGGACGGTGAGGTGGTGGGTGAGCATGACGGTGCCTACGCCTACACCGTGGGGCAGCGGCGAGGCTTGGGACTGAACCGTCCAGCCGCCGACGGCAAGCCGCGGTACGTTCTCGAGGTGGACCCGGCGGCCAATCGCGTGGTGGTGGGTCCGAGCGAACTGCTTTCAGTCACTGAGATCAGCGCCGGTCAGGTCACCTGGTTGGCGGAGGATGTGCCGGCTCAGGACTGGACGGACGTCAGCGTGCAGGTACGGGCGCATGGTGATCCCGTTGCTGCCCGAGTGCTGATTTGCGAGGGTGAACTGTTCACGGAGTTGGGGTCGCCGCTGCGGGGGATCGCGCCTGGACAGTCGCTCGTGGTCTACCAGGGCACGCGGGTGCTGGGGCAGGGGAACATCGTCAAGGCGGGGCGAGGGGCGGCGCTCAGTCGAGTGTGA
- a CDS encoding pilus assembly protein CpaE: MISDALARSLRDAGLRWDPAPGDQFRIEATALSEEVFILSHMVIEPRTYETGTVLNFNGTTEWALDNIDQDDALWLPREDQLRDLLGGTFQRMERIESGYRVSTAEPDGRARDFTDVVAEDAYARALLHLVHEATD; the protein is encoded by the coding sequence ATGATCAGCGACGCCCTCGCCCGATCCCTGCGCGATGCCGGTCTGCGCTGGGACCCGGCCCCAGGTGACCAATTCCGTATCGAGGCAACGGCGCTCAGCGAGGAGGTGTTCATCCTCTCGCATATGGTGATCGAGCCACGGACCTACGAGACCGGCACGGTGCTCAATTTCAACGGCACCACCGAGTGGGCACTGGACAACATCGACCAGGATGACGCCCTGTGGCTCCCGCGTGAGGACCAACTGCGTGACCTGCTCGGCGGCACGTTCCAGCGAATGGAACGCATCGAGTCCGGCTACCGGGTGAGCACCGCCGAACCGGATGGACGGGCCCGCGACTTCACCGACGTCGTCGCCGAGGACGCCTATGCCCGCGCCCTCCTGCACCTGGTCCACGAGGCCACCGACTGA
- the ligA gene encoding NAD-dependent DNA ligase LigA: MNDASISTDDATLDADVRSRWDELAAQVRQAREAYYGGDAQLLSDAAFDELFHELEALEADHPELRTPDSPTQVVGGSRSALFDPVDHAERMLSLDNVFSPEELTEWAAKTAAAAGRAPAWLCELKIDGLAISLRYEHGRLTSAATRGDGRTGEDVTVNAIRVPGIPERLSGTGHPALVEVRGEVFIPTQAFAELNDLQAELQERAVAAAQQRWESRPATTRGEFDEQRERAAAARRFPAFANPRNAASGGLRQQLEKKSGLEREAGDARVAALKLYVHGIGAWPRPPVAAQSEIYDLLSDWGLPVSPHSRVCTTIEDVAAFVERHGENRHSVEHEIDGVVVKVDELALHDELGATSRAPRWAIAYKYPPEEVHTTLLDVVVGVGRTGRATPYGVMEPILVAGSVVRQATLHNQDVVRAKGVLIGDTVVLRKAGDVIPEILGPVIELRDGTEREFVMPAECPECGTPLRAMKEGDIDLRCPNAQSCPAQVRGRVEHIGSRGALDIEALGEVTAAALTQPRVPATPPLVTEARLFDLTVSELVPIEVVVRDAETGEPRIGDDGQPVVRRPFQKTVREYPPEAEGMTAAERRKAGIRQVERTVASTQAETLIDELEKAKTKDLWRQLVSLNIRHVGPVAARALADWFGSLTAIERASENELAEVEGVGPTIAAAVTQWLAVEWHQEILTQWRQAGVRFEIPNHPGPGAAQRDGVLTGLTVVVTGSMENFTRDGAKEAILAAGGKAAGSVSKKTDYVVVGPGAGSKETKARDLGLTILDEAGFARLLEGGPDAVADRNSDADAGEG, translated from the coding sequence GTGAACGATGCATCCATCTCCACCGACGACGCCACCCTCGACGCCGATGTCCGGTCTCGCTGGGATGAACTCGCCGCGCAGGTCCGCCAGGCCCGCGAGGCGTATTACGGCGGCGATGCTCAACTGCTCTCCGATGCGGCCTTCGATGAGCTGTTCCACGAGCTGGAGGCGCTCGAAGCGGATCATCCCGAGCTGCGTACTCCGGATTCGCCCACGCAGGTGGTGGGCGGCTCCCGGTCTGCGTTGTTCGATCCGGTCGATCATGCGGAGCGGATGCTCAGTTTGGACAACGTGTTCTCGCCCGAGGAACTCACCGAGTGGGCGGCGAAGACCGCCGCCGCGGCCGGTCGGGCACCCGCCTGGCTGTGCGAACTGAAGATCGACGGGCTGGCCATCTCGCTGCGCTATGAGCATGGCCGGCTCACCAGTGCTGCGACCCGGGGTGACGGCCGCACCGGTGAAGACGTGACGGTGAACGCCATACGGGTCCCGGGTATCCCGGAGCGCCTCAGCGGTACCGGTCACCCGGCACTGGTGGAGGTCCGCGGTGAGGTCTTCATCCCCACCCAGGCGTTCGCTGAGTTGAACGACCTGCAGGCCGAACTCCAGGAACGGGCGGTCGCCGCAGCGCAGCAGCGGTGGGAGTCTCGCCCGGCTACCACCCGCGGCGAGTTCGACGAGCAGCGCGAACGAGCCGCCGCAGCGCGGCGTTTCCCAGCGTTCGCCAACCCTCGTAACGCTGCCAGCGGGGGACTGCGCCAGCAGCTCGAGAAGAAGTCCGGTCTCGAGCGCGAAGCCGGGGATGCGCGCGTGGCCGCGTTGAAGCTATACGTGCACGGAATCGGTGCATGGCCGCGCCCGCCGGTGGCGGCCCAGAGCGAGATCTACGACCTGCTCTCCGATTGGGGCCTGCCGGTGAGCCCGCACTCGCGGGTGTGCACCACGATCGAGGACGTAGCGGCCTTCGTCGAACGCCACGGTGAGAACCGGCACTCCGTTGAGCACGAGATCGACGGTGTGGTGGTGAAGGTGGATGAACTTGCCCTGCACGACGAACTCGGCGCCACCAGCCGCGCACCGCGGTGGGCGATCGCGTACAAGTACCCACCGGAGGAGGTACACACCACACTCCTCGATGTCGTTGTGGGCGTGGGGCGCACCGGGCGGGCCACGCCCTACGGTGTGATGGAGCCGATCCTCGTGGCGGGTAGCGTGGTACGCCAGGCGACGCTGCACAACCAGGACGTGGTACGCGCCAAAGGAGTCCTGATCGGGGACACCGTGGTCTTGCGCAAAGCCGGCGATGTGATCCCCGAGATCCTCGGCCCGGTCATCGAACTGCGCGACGGCACCGAGCGTGAGTTCGTGATGCCCGCCGAGTGCCCCGAGTGCGGTACGCCGTTGCGGGCGATGAAGGAAGGCGATATCGACCTGCGTTGTCCGAACGCCCAGTCCTGCCCCGCGCAGGTGCGTGGCCGGGTGGAGCACATCGGTTCCCGCGGGGCGCTCGATATCGAGGCACTGGGGGAGGTCACGGCGGCGGCGCTCACTCAACCGCGAGTGCCTGCCACCCCACCGTTGGTGACCGAGGCGCGCCTGTTCGATCTCACGGTCTCCGAACTCGTTCCGATCGAGGTGGTGGTCCGGGACGCCGAGACGGGTGAACCGAGGATCGGCGACGACGGTCAACCTGTGGTGCGGCGCCCCTTCCAGAAGACGGTCCGGGAGTACCCACCGGAGGCGGAGGGCATGACCGCTGCCGAACGTCGCAAGGCCGGGATCCGCCAGGTGGAGCGCACGGTGGCATCCACGCAGGCGGAAACTCTCATCGACGAGCTGGAGAAGGCGAAGACCAAGGACCTGTGGCGCCAGCTCGTCAGCCTGAATATCCGGCACGTCGGCCCGGTCGCGGCCCGTGCGCTGGCGGACTGGTTCGGATCCCTGACGGCGATCGAGCGGGCGAGCGAGAATGAACTCGCCGAGGTGGAGGGGGTCGGCCCTACGATCGCTGCCGCGGTCACGCAGTGGTTGGCCGTGGAGTGGCATCAGGAGATCCTCACCCAATGGCGTCAGGCCGGGGTCCGGTTCGAGATCCCGAACCACCCGGGCCCGGGCGCCGCCCAGCGCGACGGTGTCCTCACCGGGCTGACCGTTGTGGTGACCGGGTCGATGGAGAACTTCACCCGCGACGGTGCCAAAGAGGCCATCCTCGCCGCCGGGGGGAAGGCGGCAGGGTCGGTCTCGAAGAAGACCGATTACGTGGTGGTCGGGCCGGGCGCCGGCTCGAAGGAGACCAAGGCACGAGACCTCGGGCTCACGATTCTGGACGAGGCGGGATTCGCGCGGTTGCTCGAAGGCGGTCCGGACGCGGTGGCCGACCGGAACAGTGATGCAGACGCCGGCGAGGGCTGA
- a CDS encoding GNAT family N-acetyltransferase produces MSTDGLCFRAGDDIPHEDIVAILGDALGGQGAAHHEAVQRLVATSTAFVLVDETGTVAAAAGCPSKEGWTIRAIAVVQGQRRRGLGTELVERLSLLVDGPWLLAETDSDSVGFYRGCGFDVTNLGEVYPGVERFACQRRI; encoded by the coding sequence ATGAGTACGGACGGCCTATGCTTCAGGGCAGGCGACGATATCCCGCACGAGGACATCGTGGCCATCCTCGGTGATGCTCTCGGCGGTCAGGGTGCCGCACATCATGAGGCGGTACAGCGGCTGGTCGCCACCTCAACGGCCTTTGTGCTCGTGGACGAGACCGGCACCGTGGCCGCGGCAGCAGGCTGCCCGAGCAAGGAGGGATGGACCATACGGGCGATAGCCGTCGTACAGGGCCAGCGAAGGCGCGGCCTAGGTACGGAACTGGTCGAGCGCTTGTCGCTTCTGGTGGACGGTCCGTGGCTGCTCGCTGAGACTGATTCCGACTCTGTCGGTTTCTACCGCGGATGCGGATTCGACGTGACCAACCTTGGCGAGGTATATCCCGGGGTCGAACGGTTTGCCTGCCAACGGCGGATCTGA
- a CDS encoding ABC transporter ATP-binding protein: MSQIMSNVLDVQNLVVEYRGHTTVRAVDGLSLTIKAGEVLALVGESGCGKSSTARAVVGMERPHDGEIAFRGRAMPPLGLRRRPVELTAIQMVFQDPNSSLNPRKRVGAQIADGVAAAQARGLASDTPAAWIAAVGLNPAMVSRYPHQLSGGQRQRIAIARALAAQPNLLVADEPISALDASSQASVAAMMRRLCLEAEAGMLFISHDLSVVRIMADRVAVMYRGRIVESGPTATVWSDPVHPYTRALLAAIPHPDGRGVLPAAPAAEAPEEWRLELPEALERS; this comes from the coding sequence GTGAGCCAGATCATGAGTAACGTCCTCGATGTACAGAACCTCGTCGTCGAGTACCGCGGCCACACCACGGTGCGGGCAGTGGATGGTCTCTCTTTGACCATCAAAGCCGGCGAGGTGCTTGCTCTCGTGGGTGAGAGTGGGTGCGGAAAGTCATCGACCGCACGCGCCGTGGTGGGAATGGAACGCCCGCACGACGGCGAGATCGCCTTCCGAGGTCGCGCGATGCCACCGCTCGGCTTGCGCCGCCGCCCCGTGGAGCTCACCGCGATCCAGATGGTGTTCCAAGATCCGAACTCCTCGCTCAATCCACGAAAGCGTGTGGGGGCACAGATCGCCGACGGCGTGGCCGCGGCGCAGGCGCGGGGGCTGGCCTCCGACACCCCAGCTGCCTGGATCGCCGCGGTGGGGCTCAATCCGGCCATGGTCTCGCGCTACCCACACCAGCTCTCCGGCGGACAACGTCAGCGGATCGCGATCGCGCGGGCGCTGGCGGCACAACCGAATCTCCTGGTTGCAGATGAGCCGATCTCCGCTCTCGATGCCTCGAGCCAGGCGTCCGTGGCAGCGATGATGCGGCGCCTGTGTCTGGAGGCAGAGGCGGGGATGCTGTTCATCTCCCACGACCTCTCGGTCGTGCGGATCATGGCTGACAGGGTGGCGGTGATGTACCGCGGGAGAATCGTCGAATCCGGCCCGACTGCCACGGTGTGGTCAGACCCGGTGCACCCATACACGCGGGCGCTCCTCGCCGCGATTCCCCATCCGGACGGTCGCGGTGTGCTCCCTGCAGCGCCTGCCGCCGAAGCGCCCGAGGAGTGGCGGCTCGAGCTGCCGGAGGCACTCGAACGGAGCTGA
- a CDS encoding HNH endonuclease: MLYLHLPADALNSGTGQPDDSTGSVFSTGTIGRCENTKSPVTTEQVRTWCQTAGRVIVRPVIDLNAHYSASTYEANPRLREQITLRDSHCRFPYCQRTARAADQDHTIPYAQGGPTSTANLTALCRRHHRAKTHAGWSYLMITPGTYLWTDPDHVQYLVTTTGTHLIPRPGRAKDSSEGKTDRPPGQRPGSPFGMLDPHVARVRKRAITATKRTAAATPPPRSRTSSHHQGDPSSAPSPPPEANPAPNANPPPF, translated from the coding sequence ATGCTCTACCTCCACCTGCCCGCCGATGCCCTCAACTCCGGCACTGGTCAGCCAGATGACTCCACGGGCAGTGTGTTCAGCACCGGGACCATCGGGCGCTGTGAGAACACCAAATCCCCAGTCACCACAGAGCAGGTCCGCACCTGGTGCCAAACGGCCGGGCGGGTGATCGTGCGACCAGTGATCGATCTGAACGCCCACTACAGCGCCAGCACCTATGAAGCCAACCCACGACTACGCGAACAGATCACCCTGCGCGATAGTCACTGCCGCTTCCCGTACTGCCAGCGCACCGCCCGCGCAGCTGATCAGGACCACACCATCCCCTACGCCCAGGGTGGGCCCACCAGCACCGCCAACCTGACCGCGCTATGCCGACGTCACCATCGAGCGAAAACCCATGCGGGCTGGTCCTACCTGATGATCACCCCCGGCACCTACCTCTGGACAGACCCCGACCACGTTCAGTACTTGGTCACCACCACCGGCACCCACCTGATCCCCCGACCAGGCCGCGCGAAGGACTCCTCTGAGGGAAAGACAGATCGACCGCCCGGCCAGCGCCCGGGCAGCCCATTCGGCATGCTCGACCCGCACGTGGCCAGAGTGCGCAAACGCGCCATCACCGCCACGAAACGCACCGCCGCAGCAACGCCACCGCCCCGATCCCGCACAAGCTCACACCATCAGGGCGACCCGAGCAGCGCTCCCAGCCCGCCACCAGAAGCAAACCCTGCACCAAACGCCAACCCACCACCCTTCTGA